The segment GTGGGGGATTTTTGGTGGACTTTCCAAAACTCTATGCAGATCACATTGAGAGAGAGACTCCTAATCGATGAGTCTCTCCGTCACtgtgaatatttgaaaaagaacattaaaatgGCAAGAAAGATTCGAAAAGACCCAAAATTTGGGTGACACGCTgttcttaatttattacacGAGGGCTTCCCAAATTTGGTGATTATTTATCaacgagttttttttctctcttcttaaCTTCTTCTCGCAGTTTGTTAGAGTTGTGCCGGGCCCATGACTAATCGTCTGGCCACGTTttccttctcatttttttttgcatcaaatattttgcatatgcAATGAAGTTAATCTTgtttttttggaggaaaacttttttgtttaGACATAAATagaggaaataattttatttttaatgaaaatttcttttaaataagttctctctctctctctctgtctcttcTGAGATAACAGTGAGTGAACTATACAATGAACCTTTTTGAGCAGtgagtgcaaaaatgttttgaaagaGTGGTTACAAAAAAACGAAGGGGCGGGATTTGCTGCATTAATTAAAGAGAaacaaaaggagtttattcattttgtcgCTCTTacgacatatttttttttgttgaatataagtaaaatgtcaaaaaacacataaaaagtccagaaagaatttttattcacttttatacaaataaaaaaaaataaataataaataaaattagaaaataattagcacaaaaatgcataaactaCACCCTCAATGTAATTTTTGTGTATGAAGCAAATGCTTCAATGCTCTGTTAAACACAGTGGCGTAGTCAAGGAAAGCATTTTAGTATTTAAACACttctaaaagatattttagcGTGTAAAGAAGTGATTCCagactaaaaaattaaattaataaaaaaatatttctaacgtTATAAAAGCAACATCAAacatttgataaatttcaaatgtttaGAAACTATCAAACGTTAAACAAAAAACAAGCCAGAAGCATTAAAACGTCAAAAGTCacaaataaatgtcaaacgttagaaattcctTAAGGACTCTAggcgttagaaaaaaaaacatcaaaagtaagaaaaaaaagatcagaAAAAGCTATAAAACACTCTTTTTCGAGTGTCAAATGTTAGGAAATAAGTGTTAAacggtataaaaaaaacaacgtcAACACTTATAATTCCTTCTAagacatcaaacgttagaaaaaaacgtcaaacgttaaaatttcatataaaagttGCAAATTcaaatacttggtatgccacgattgtggtataccaactaattcaaTAACCGTTAATATGCTCTCGTAGaatctcaattttcataaatctcGACATCTCTGTCCTTTATTGTTGTTTTACAAGATTTTCTACTTCTGATTTGAatcttttagcaaaaattttaataaatacctcaaaatgaataaactcctaaATGTGTgcgaatgaaaaatttcttctttgattttttttttgactgtAAAACGTGAAACTTGACTAAATTGGCCTccacattaatttattctccaataatttttatcagaagTAATTAATGCAATATATGGCGTGTTTAGAAGACGTGTTTTCTCCTAAATATTAGTGAATAAAGATTGTCAGGTGCGATTCTTTCATGAATTTCAATCATAGATGTtggaaagagtttttttttaatataaaatagagaattttgaggggatataaaagaatttatttttgcaaataaatcatttaaaacttttactctgtttaatttatttcctttattttctttcacacaaaaGTAATCATGGAGAAGCTGCTGCGGACATGCCAGATCGACACAATTTACCTTTTAATACGAAGCAAGAAAGGCAAGGATATCCACACACGGGCTGAGGATCTCTTCGATGACGTCCTGTACGATCGCCTACGGCAGCACAACCCAAAATTTCGCCACAAAATCCACCCAATTGCCGGAGATTGTGCCCTACCTGGCCTCGGGATCTCTGCACACGATCGCGAGGTAATTTGCAAGTCAGTCAACGTGGTATTCCACGTAGCAGCCACTGTGCGCTTCGATGAGAAACTCAACATTGCCATGGGGATCAATGTGAGGGGTacgaaagaaattcttgaactTTGCCGCGGAATTGAGCACCTCAAGGCCGTTGTGCACGTTTCAACGGCCTATGCGAATTGCAATAGACCTGATATTGATGAGAAATTCTACACGTACCCCATTACTGGAGCTGAAGCCCTCAAAACGTACGAAGGCTTAGACGATGAGACCCTCGAGAGGATTGGGAGCGAGTAAGTTTTGGAGGGACTTTATGCCCAGAAAGCTTTCGAGTATTTATTACTAATTATTTTATCGTTTTCTGCAGACATTCAAAGAGCTGGCCCAACACCTACACCTACACAAAAGCCCTAGCTGAGGATCTCATTAGAACAGACTCCAAAGGACTTCCAGTTGCCATTGTGAGACCAGCAATTGGTAagatttgagaaattttcattttcctcacAATTTAGTGCCTGATGAAGATCCTAAGCAGCCACGAAATGTctctttacaaatttttgaaatacttCAAAATTCAACGGAAATAacgaacttttctttttgttattcCAGTTCTGCCTACGGCGAAAGAACCAATCGCAGGATGGATTGATAATCTGTACGGGCCAACGGGAATGGTTGTTGGCGTAGGTGCTGGACTAATTCACGTATGTCACGTGCACAGGGATAACAAAGCCGAACTTGTACCCGTAGATATGTGCGTGAATGCCATTCTTGTGTGTGCCAAAGATAGGGCAACGCGTGAACACAAAGAAGTACCaattgtgaattttgtaaCAACGGCAGAGAATAAAATTCGTTGGAGACAGTACATAGACTACGCCTGGTCGTATGGATCACAAGTAGGACAAAACTGACCCTTTAAGCTCCTGTAGTCAGCTactaaacattttcttttctttttttaaattttctttcaggtTCCAACACTTAAGAGTATTTGGTACACAGTATTCACCGTGACAGACTCTCATTTAATCTTCAGTCTTCTGTGGTTTCTCTACCATACCCTACCGGCCTTTTTTATGGATATTTGTTTCCGACTTGTGGGGAAACGCCCCAAAATGGTGGATATTTACAGGAAAGTTAAGAAATTCAGCGATGCCATCTTATTCTTCACGCACACAAAGTTCACCTTCACCAGCACGAACATGGAGGCCCTGTGGGAGAACCTAAGTGCCCGTGATAAGGAGATTTTCTACTTTGACATGGCTAAACTCAATTGGAGCAGCTACATTAAGGACAGTGTTGAGGGTACACGGCAGTACCTCCTTAAGGATCCTCTGTCAACCATTAAAGCGGCAAAGAAGCGACAGCAACGCTTCAAAGTCATGCACTACTTCCTCGTTTACACACTCTATGCCGTCCTAGGAATGCTCGTTACCCTACTACTCATGAAACTCCTCCTGCCCTCCACGTAGTCTGTGTGCCCACCTGTACCCCCAACTGTTTTGTTTTAAAGTCTCTCCTCTCTTGCTCCCAAATCAATCATCAGGAGTGCAACGGTTGGGGCCTAGGCAACGACTAATCCTTGTTAAATTAAACTTggtttttacaaaataaattaatcttggGGTTAAACATCTAGCTGTTTCTTTGAAGATTCCTTCTTTTCAGAAGTTCTAATCAACAAATCAGCGAATTAGTAAAAGTAGGAGAACTTTGAGGATGTAGGAATAAGATCTTTACATCAAAACAACTTGTTTTGTAGGCAATTTAAGTCTGATTACATTTTTAACGATTCTTGAGACAGTAAAGAAGCCAGACTGGCCTGAATAGGACTAAGTTCATCCAGAAGCTTAAACCAAGAAGACGATGAATCAGCCCTTcaagggctacattgtaaaaccggctaactttgtatgagctccgaaccgacttagccgtttttacaatgtagccctcacCTTCTTGGTGTCTTCTTCACTG is part of the Lutzomyia longipalpis isolate SR_M1_2022 chromosome 3, ASM2433408v1 genome and harbors:
- the LOC129793815 gene encoding fatty acyl-CoA reductase wat-like, whose protein sequence is MENLDETAVQKFYNGKSIFMTGGTGFLGKIIMEKLLRTCQIDTIYLLIRSKKGKDIHTRAEDLFDDVLYDRLRQHNPKFRHKIHPIAGDCALPGLGISAHDREVICKSVNVVFHVAATVRFDEKLNIAMGINVRGTKEILELCRGIEHLKAVVHVSTAYANCNRPDIDEKFYTYPITGAEALKTYEGLDDETLERIGSEHSKSWPNTYTYTKALAEDLIRTDSKGLPVAIVRPAIVLPTAKEPIAGWIDNLYGPTGMVVGVGAGLIHVCHVHRDNKAELVPVDMCVNAILVCAKDRATREHKEVPIVNFVTTAENKIRWRQYIDYAWSYGSQVPTLKSIWYTVFTVTDSHLIFSLLWFLYHTLPAFFMDICFRLVGKRPKMVDIYRKVKKFSDAILFFTHTKFTFTSTNMEALWENLSARDKEIFYFDMAKLNWSSYIKDSVEGTRQYLLKDPLSTIKAAKKRQQRFKVMHYFLVYTLYAVLGMLVTLLLMKLLLPST